A region from the Cryptosporangium arvum DSM 44712 genome encodes:
- a CDS encoding ABC transporter permease: MRNVLLSGLRTRRRRLFGTFLAVLLGVAFLAATLTMTATMTSAIDGFFGEANAGTDVVVRSSTALADGPNAARPPLAGSVLDTVLGVPGVEAAAPVVEGFGQLLGRDGNAIAVNGPRRASSWVADPALNPWKVSQGAAPIAAGDVVVDRAAAKIGDLHVGDRTTLLTPAPEPVRVVGIVTFGDADAFGGTSYVGLTPADARTFLAGGRDQLTSIQVRGTGADLAGKIGAVLPPGVQAITGAAATDETTAAVNDGFLSALRALLGAFAGIALLVAVLSIHNTFAILVAQRTRETALLRAVGAGRGQVLAGVVAEALVIGVVATAAGIAAGYGLAALLKVVFGALGFAAPVDGLVFPLSTIAICVPVGVLATVLAAIGPALRASRVAPLEALRGAAAERVGISRVRVGVGVVLGAAGAPAVVLGSAVVAVGAGAVLVVAGVLALAPLLVRPLSRLPLRGVTAGLALRNARRNPRRTAGSAAALLLGVGIVTLFTVAAGSLKAASATDVETTFRGDFAVTSGARFGNGSLPADLAPALARLPQVETVAAVGGGQAVVDGSGTSVSAADPASLARVLALPDASGAALSSLRPGRIAVADDSGHALGDRVRVRYPDGSVATDEVVAVYGRSQLVEPVLMSAQEWAPHATQALASAVYVELADGVPAADGRDAIVAAARAYGNPTVSDAGELAGLGAEAIGQLLNLVYVLLAIAVVTALLGIANTLSLGVHERTRELGLVRAVGATRRQVRAMVWWESVLIALFSTVVGAALGTALGWALIRITDTGFSMPIVPIVPLVVIVLGGALAGLLAGARPTRTAAGLDVLRAIAAD, translated from the coding sequence ATGAGGAACGTCCTGCTCTCCGGGCTGCGGACCCGGCGCCGACGGCTGTTCGGCACGTTCCTCGCGGTGCTGCTCGGAGTGGCGTTCCTGGCCGCGACGCTGACGATGACGGCCACCATGACCAGCGCGATCGACGGGTTCTTCGGCGAGGCGAACGCCGGCACCGACGTCGTCGTGCGCAGCTCCACCGCGTTGGCGGACGGGCCGAACGCGGCCAGGCCCCCGCTCGCCGGCTCGGTACTCGACACCGTGCTGGGCGTGCCCGGCGTCGAGGCCGCCGCGCCGGTCGTCGAGGGATTCGGGCAGCTGCTCGGGCGCGACGGGAACGCGATCGCGGTCAACGGGCCGCGGCGGGCGTCGTCGTGGGTGGCCGACCCGGCGCTCAACCCGTGGAAGGTCTCGCAGGGAGCCGCGCCGATCGCCGCCGGCGACGTCGTCGTCGACCGGGCCGCCGCGAAGATCGGCGACCTGCACGTCGGTGACCGCACGACGCTGCTGACCCCGGCCCCGGAGCCGGTGCGCGTCGTGGGCATCGTGACGTTCGGCGACGCCGACGCGTTCGGGGGAACGTCCTACGTGGGGCTGACCCCGGCCGACGCCAGGACCTTCCTCGCCGGTGGACGAGACCAGCTGACGTCGATCCAGGTACGCGGCACCGGGGCGGACCTCGCCGGGAAGATCGGCGCCGTGCTGCCGCCGGGCGTGCAGGCGATCACCGGGGCCGCGGCCACCGACGAGACGACCGCCGCGGTCAACGACGGGTTCCTGAGCGCGCTCCGTGCCCTGCTCGGTGCGTTCGCGGGGATCGCGCTGCTGGTGGCCGTGCTCAGCATCCACAACACGTTCGCGATCCTGGTGGCGCAGCGGACGCGGGAGACCGCGCTGCTGCGAGCGGTCGGCGCCGGGCGGGGGCAGGTGCTGGCCGGTGTGGTCGCGGAGGCGCTGGTGATCGGCGTCGTCGCCACCGCCGCCGGAATCGCGGCCGGGTACGGGTTGGCCGCCCTGCTGAAGGTCGTGTTCGGCGCGCTCGGGTTCGCCGCGCCGGTCGACGGGTTGGTGTTCCCGCTGTCGACGATCGCGATCTGCGTCCCGGTCGGCGTGCTGGCGACCGTGCTCGCGGCGATCGGTCCGGCGCTGCGGGCGTCCCGGGTGGCGCCGCTGGAGGCGTTGCGCGGAGCGGCGGCCGAGCGCGTCGGGATCTCGCGGGTGCGGGTCGGCGTCGGTGTCGTGCTCGGTGCGGCCGGTGCGCCGGCCGTCGTTCTCGGGTCCGCGGTGGTGGCCGTCGGCGCCGGTGCGGTGCTTGTCGTCGCCGGGGTCCTCGCGCTGGCGCCGCTGCTGGTCCGGCCGCTGTCCCGGCTGCCGCTGCGCGGCGTCACCGCCGGGCTGGCCCTGCGCAACGCGCGCCGCAATCCGCGGCGTACCGCCGGGTCCGCGGCCGCGCTCCTGCTCGGTGTGGGCATCGTGACGCTGTTCACGGTGGCGGCGGGGTCGCTGAAGGCCGCATCGGCCACGGACGTGGAGACCACGTTCCGCGGCGACTTCGCGGTGACCAGCGGCGCCCGCTTCGGCAACGGTTCGCTCCCGGCCGATCTCGCACCGGCGCTCGCGCGCCTGCCGCAGGTCGAGACGGTGGCGGCGGTCGGCGGTGGGCAGGCCGTCGTCGACGGCTCCGGCACGAGCGTCAGCGCCGCCGACCCCGCGTCGCTGGCCCGCGTCCTGGCTCTTCCGGACGCCTCCGGCGCGGCGCTCTCGTCGCTGCGGCCGGGACGCATCGCCGTCGCCGACGACTCCGGTCACGCGCTCGGCGACCGGGTCCGCGTGCGGTACCCGGACGGCTCGGTCGCGACCGACGAGGTCGTCGCCGTGTACGGGCGCAGCCAGCTGGTCGAGCCCGTGCTGATGAGCGCGCAGGAGTGGGCGCCGCACGCGACGCAGGCGCTGGCCTCAGCCGTGTACGTGGAGCTGGCCGACGGTGTCCCGGCCGCGGACGGACGGGACGCGATCGTCGCGGCGGCGCGTGCGTACGGGAATCCGACGGTGTCGGACGCCGGGGAGCTCGCCGGGCTCGGCGCCGAAGCGATCGGCCAGCTGCTCAACCTGGTCTACGTGCTGCTCGCGATCGCCGTGGTCACCGCGCTGCTGGGGATCGCGAACACGCTCTCGCTCGGTGTGCACGAACGCACCAGGGAGCTGGGGCTGGTGCGCGCGGTGGGCGCGACCCGGCGTCAGGTCCGCGCGATGGTGTGGTGGGAGTCGGTGCTGATCGCACTGTTCAGCACCGTGGTGGGGGCGGCCCTCGGCACCGCGCTGGGGTGGGCCCTGATCCGGATCACCGACACCGGATTCTCGATGCCGATCGTGCCGATCGTGCCGCTCGTGGTCATCGTTCTCGGCGGCGCGCTCGCCGGCCTGCTGGCCGGAGCCCGCCCGACCCGCACGGCGGCCGGCCTGGACGTCCTCCGAGCAATCGCGGCGGACTGA
- a CDS encoding deaminase codes for MGIDPTEPDLHWLRQAIELSRRCTPSTSAFSVGAMIVDVDGTLVADGWSRRDDPHEHAEESALTRAGTDPRLATATIYSSLEPCSARASRSRTCTELILDSGLRRVVFAWREPEIFVDCEGAERLRAAGLTVVEVPSLAPLVRKVNAHLLGA; via the coding sequence ATGGGGATTGACCCCACCGAGCCCGATCTGCACTGGTTGCGTCAGGCCATCGAACTGTCCCGCCGGTGCACTCCGTCGACGAGCGCGTTCTCGGTGGGCGCGATGATCGTCGACGTCGACGGCACGCTCGTCGCGGACGGCTGGTCCCGGCGGGACGACCCCCACGAACACGCCGAGGAATCGGCGCTCACCCGCGCCGGCACCGACCCCCGGCTGGCCACCGCGACGATCTACAGCTCGCTCGAGCCCTGCTCGGCCCGGGCGTCGCGGTCCCGGACCTGCACCGAGTTGATCCTCGACTCCGGTCTGCGCCGCGTCGTGTTCGCCTGGCGGGAACCGGAGATCTTCGTCGACTGCGAGGGCGCCGAGCGTCTGCGTGCCGCGGGGCTGACCGTCGTCGAGGTGCCGTCGCTGGCTCCGCTGGTCCGGAAAGTCAACGCTCATCTACTGGGAGCGTGA
- a CDS encoding enoyl-CoA hydratase/isomerase family protein has protein sequence METGRVHGRILDGVATVVLDNPAKRNAMTNEMWNTLPSLLDQLAADQDVAVLVITGAGDTFCAGADISTLTGFAPGEPMPATVAEDALVAFPKPVVAAIRGWCVGGGCQIAVACDLRIAEQGSRFGITPAKIGVVYPAATTARLVELVGPAAAKFLLFTGDFIDDERALRTGLVDELVPPGGLEARVGELARTLASRSRLTQHAAKDLIRATLDGRPTAEGYRRWAAEGAAELAEGVAAFAERRVPSFPWRP, from the coding sequence ATGGAGACGGGGCGGGTTCACGGCCGGATTCTCGACGGCGTCGCGACCGTGGTACTCGACAACCCGGCCAAGCGGAACGCGATGACGAACGAGATGTGGAACACGCTCCCGTCGCTGCTCGATCAGCTCGCCGCCGACCAGGACGTCGCGGTGCTCGTGATCACCGGCGCCGGCGACACGTTCTGCGCCGGCGCCGACATCTCCACGCTCACCGGGTTCGCTCCCGGCGAGCCGATGCCGGCGACGGTGGCCGAGGACGCCCTGGTGGCCTTCCCGAAGCCGGTGGTGGCCGCGATCCGGGGTTGGTGCGTCGGCGGGGGCTGCCAGATCGCGGTGGCGTGCGACCTGCGCATCGCCGAGCAGGGCTCCCGGTTCGGGATCACCCCGGCCAAGATCGGCGTCGTCTACCCGGCGGCGACCACCGCGCGCCTGGTCGAGCTGGTCGGCCCGGCCGCGGCGAAGTTCCTGCTCTTCACCGGCGACTTCATCGACGACGAGCGCGCGCTGCGGACCGGGCTGGTCGACGAGCTGGTGCCGCCGGGAGGTCTGGAGGCGCGGGTGGGGGAGCTGGCCCGCACGCTCGCGAGCCGTTCCCGGCTCACCCAGCACGCGGCGAAAGACCTGATCCGGGCGACGCTGGACGGGCGCCCGACGGCCGAGGGCTACCGGCGCTGGGCGGCCGAGGGCGCGGCCGAACTGGCCGAGGGCGTCGCCGCGTTCGCCGAGCGCCGGGTGCCCTCCTTCCCGTGGCGACCGTGA
- a CDS encoding epimerase — protein sequence MKTILFGATGMVGQGVLRECLLADDVTEVLSVGRTPLGRTDPKLRELLLPSLDDLTTVADQLAGYDACFFCLGVSSVGMDEAEYRRITYDLTLGVARLLAERSPNSTFTYVSGQGTDSSEQGSTMWARVKGKTENDLLTLPLQTYVFRPGFIRPMNGEGPKTAAFRWGYRLLAPVTKLGTRVFPKYATTTEAVGRAMLRVTRENPPTRVLGNPEITRLGT from the coding sequence GTGAAGACGATCCTCTTCGGCGCGACCGGCATGGTCGGACAGGGCGTCCTGCGTGAGTGCCTACTTGCCGACGACGTCACCGAGGTGCTGTCGGTCGGCCGCACGCCGCTGGGCCGCACCGATCCGAAACTGCGCGAGCTGCTGCTCCCGTCGCTCGACGACCTGACGACCGTGGCCGATCAGCTCGCCGGGTACGACGCGTGCTTCTTCTGTCTGGGCGTCTCGTCGGTGGGGATGGACGAGGCGGAGTACCGCCGGATCACCTACGACCTCACGCTCGGCGTCGCCCGGCTACTGGCCGAGCGGAGCCCGAACTCGACGTTCACCTACGTGTCCGGCCAGGGCACCGACAGCTCCGAGCAGGGCAGCACGATGTGGGCCCGGGTCAAGGGCAAGACCGAGAACGACCTGCTGACGCTGCCGCTCCAGACCTACGTGTTCCGGCCCGGCTTCATCCGGCCGATGAACGGCGAGGGTCCGAAGACGGCAGCGTTCCGCTGGGGCTACCGCCTGCTCGCGCCGGTCACGAAACTCGGGACCCGGGTGTTCCCGAAGTACGCGACGACCACCGAAGCGGTCGGCCGGGCGATGCTGCGGGTGACGCGCGAGAATCCGCCGACCCGAGTGCTCGGCAACCCGGAGATCACCCGCCTCGGCACCTAG
- a CDS encoding ABC transporter ATP-binding protein yields MTTDAAARTVRARKTYGHGDTAVTALDDVTVEFGRGRFTAIMGPSGSGKSTLMHCLAGLDPLSSGEVYLGDTALSGLSDTALTRLRRERIGFVFQAFNLLPTLTAAENIALPSALAGTTPDREWIALVTATVGLGDRLDHRPSELSGGQQQRVAVARALATRPDVVFADEPTGNLDSAAGAELLTFLRHAVDEFGQTVVMVTHDPVAAGYADSVVRLADGQVTRS; encoded by the coding sequence ATGACGACTGATGCCGCCGCCCGCACCGTCCGGGCGCGCAAGACGTACGGACACGGGGACACCGCGGTGACCGCGCTCGACGACGTGACGGTCGAGTTCGGGCGCGGCCGCTTCACCGCGATCATGGGGCCGTCCGGGTCCGGTAAGTCGACGCTGATGCACTGCCTGGCCGGGCTCGACCCGCTGAGCTCCGGCGAGGTGTACCTGGGCGACACCGCGCTGTCCGGGCTCTCCGACACCGCGCTCACCCGGCTGCGGCGGGAACGCATCGGCTTCGTCTTCCAAGCGTTCAACCTGCTTCCGACGCTGACCGCGGCGGAGAACATCGCGTTGCCCTCGGCGCTGGCCGGCACCACGCCCGACCGGGAGTGGATCGCACTCGTCACCGCGACGGTCGGGCTCGGCGACCGGCTCGACCACCGGCCGTCGGAGCTCTCCGGCGGCCAGCAGCAGCGGGTCGCGGTCGCGCGGGCGTTGGCCACCCGGCCGGACGTGGTGTTCGCCGACGAGCCCACCGGCAACCTCGACTCGGCGGCCGGAGCGGAGCTGCTCACGTTCCTGCGGCACGCCGTCGACGAGTTCGGACAGACCGTGGTGATGGTGACCCACGACCCGGTGGCCGCCGGTTACGCGGACTCGGTGGTGCGCCTCGCCGACGGGCAGGTGACCCGGTCATGA
- a CDS encoding sensor histidine kinase translates to MSRAFDALLAVVLTALSLAVAGQLGHVQPEAQPVDAIGYALTAIACLALVARRWFPAVTLAVTTATVSTYLIAGYPYGPVLIAVAIATYTVVLRYPVRRAVLISGAAMLVLLGHLVFSESLLPGLLPGSAWIVVPFAVGSAVKLNRQAAAAEAQRAADDERLRVAQEVHDVVGHGLAAITMQADIALHLLPTKPSQAEAALTAISATSREALDELRATLEILRDRAPLAGLARLDALTDRITASGTLVRTIVTGEVRPLPRAVDLVAYRIVQESLTNVLRHAGPATATVRVGYGPDSVRIEVADTGPGGPFTEGHGIAGMRERVTSVGGTLAVSGSDGFRVVAELPA, encoded by the coding sequence ATGAGCCGCGCGTTCGACGCCCTGCTCGCGGTGGTGCTCACCGCGCTGAGCCTGGCCGTGGCCGGTCAGCTCGGTCACGTCCAACCGGAGGCCCAGCCCGTCGACGCGATCGGGTACGCGCTCACCGCGATCGCGTGCCTGGCGCTCGTCGCGCGGCGGTGGTTCCCGGCGGTCACCCTCGCGGTGACGACGGCGACCGTGTCGACGTACCTGATCGCGGGCTACCCGTACGGTCCGGTGCTGATCGCGGTGGCGATCGCGACCTACACGGTCGTGCTGCGGTACCCGGTGCGCCGGGCGGTGCTGATCAGCGGCGCGGCGATGCTGGTGCTGCTCGGCCACCTGGTGTTCTCGGAGTCGCTGCTGCCGGGGCTGTTGCCGGGCTCGGCGTGGATCGTCGTGCCGTTCGCGGTGGGTTCCGCGGTGAAGCTCAATCGGCAGGCCGCCGCGGCCGAAGCCCAGCGGGCGGCGGACGACGAGCGGCTGCGCGTGGCCCAGGAGGTGCACGACGTCGTCGGCCACGGGTTGGCCGCGATCACGATGCAGGCCGACATCGCGCTGCACCTGCTGCCCACCAAGCCGTCGCAGGCCGAGGCCGCGCTCACCGCGATCAGCGCCACCAGCCGGGAGGCGCTGGACGAGCTCCGCGCCACGCTGGAGATCCTGCGTGACCGCGCGCCGCTGGCCGGCCTGGCCCGGCTCGACGCGCTGACCGACCGGATCACCGCCAGCGGCACGCTGGTCCGGACGATCGTGACCGGCGAGGTCCGGCCGCTCCCGCGCGCGGTCGACCTGGTCGCGTACCGGATCGTCCAGGAGTCGCTGACGAACGTGCTGCGCCACGCCGGGCCGGCCACCGCGACCGTGCGGGTCGGCTACGGTCCGGACTCGGTGCGGATCGAGGTGGCCGACACCGGCCCCGGTGGCCCGTTCACCGAGGGCCACGGGATCGCCGGCATGCGGGAGCGGGTGACGTCGGTGGGTGGAACGCTCGCCGTCTCCGGTTCCGACGGGTTCCGGGTGGTCGCGGAGCTCCCGGCGTGA
- a CDS encoding sensor histidine kinase, which yields MSTLRSRAQMLEPYAIIGEPPEPDLEAIASIAAHICGAPTAVVNLIDDTHQHQVAAHGFARSVCDREDSMCAVSIALPEPVYLPDARLDPRWADNPFVTGVIGDVRFYSSTQLINARGEVLGTLCVFDEEVREITADQRTQLELLAHQVVDVLELRRQSFELHAAIAQLEHAREELERSNEHLAAFAGQVSHDLKNPLASVVGYLHNLSEVGAVVSEPEAAWCTQRALAASQRMSDMIGHLLDYASVGGSLTLVPVDLGQVVADLTDDLSDAIASVGGALAVEGQLPTVAGDSVQLRAVLQNLISNALKFRRLSRPPRVVVSAAGRDGTWLVRVADNGIGIPSDRREQAFALLSRVHDESAREIAGNGIGLATCKRIVTAHGGEIGLTDTPGGGTTVWFTLPVDER from the coding sequence ATGAGCACGCTCCGTAGCCGTGCCCAGATGCTCGAGCCGTACGCGATCATCGGCGAGCCGCCCGAACCCGACCTCGAGGCCATCGCCAGCATCGCCGCGCACATCTGCGGCGCGCCCACCGCGGTCGTGAACCTCATCGACGACACCCACCAGCACCAGGTCGCCGCCCACGGTTTCGCCCGGTCGGTGTGCGACCGCGAGGACTCGATGTGCGCGGTGTCGATCGCCCTGCCCGAGCCGGTGTACCTTCCCGACGCGCGGCTCGACCCGCGGTGGGCGGACAACCCGTTCGTCACCGGGGTGATCGGGGACGTCCGGTTCTACTCGTCGACGCAGCTGATCAACGCGCGCGGCGAGGTGCTGGGAACGCTCTGCGTCTTCGACGAGGAGGTCCGGGAGATCACCGCGGACCAGCGCACCCAGCTGGAGTTGCTGGCGCACCAGGTCGTCGACGTGCTCGAGCTGCGTCGGCAGAGCTTCGAACTGCACGCGGCGATCGCCCAGCTGGAGCACGCCCGCGAGGAGCTGGAGCGCTCGAACGAGCACCTGGCCGCGTTCGCCGGGCAGGTCAGCCACGACCTGAAGAACCCGCTCGCCAGCGTCGTGGGGTACCTGCACAACCTGTCCGAGGTCGGGGCGGTCGTCAGCGAGCCCGAGGCGGCGTGGTGCACCCAGCGGGCGCTGGCCGCGAGCCAGCGGATGAGCGACATGATCGGCCACCTGCTCGACTACGCGAGCGTCGGCGGTTCGCTCACGCTCGTGCCGGTCGACCTCGGCCAGGTCGTCGCGGATCTGACCGACGACCTGAGCGACGCGATCGCGTCCGTCGGCGGCGCGCTGGCGGTGGAGGGTCAGCTCCCCACGGTGGCCGGCGACTCGGTGCAGTTGCGTGCCGTACTGCAGAACCTGATCAGCAACGCGCTGAAGTTCCGCCGCCTCTCCCGGCCGCCGCGCGTCGTGGTGAGCGCGGCGGGCCGCGACGGCACCTGGCTGGTGCGGGTGGCCGACAACGGGATCGGCATCCCCTCCGACCGGCGCGAGCAGGCGTTCGCGCTGCTCAGCCGGGTGCACGACGAGTCGGCGCGGGAGATCGCCGGCAACGGCATCGGGTTGGCGACCTGCAAGCGGATCGTGACCGCGCACGGCGGGGAGATCGGTCTGACGGACACCCCCGGTGGGGGCACGACCGTCTGGTTCACGCTCCCAGTAGATGAGCGTTGA
- a CDS encoding dihydrofolate reductase family protein: MSVDGYLDDATPDRLLLSNDEDFDRVDDVRATCDAILVGAETVRRDNPRLLVRSPARRAAREQPPLRVVLSRSGRLDPAAAVFGPGAPTVVYRGEPLPVVLDDLVSRGVRRLLVEGGGTVQAQFLTAGFVDELHLVVAPFFVGDPAAPRFAGPGRYPHGAADRMRLAEVRPIGDVVLIRYLLGPPDGD, translated from the coding sequence ATGTCGGTCGACGGCTACCTCGACGACGCGACGCCCGATCGGCTCCTGCTCTCCAACGACGAGGACTTCGACCGCGTCGACGACGTGCGCGCGACCTGCGACGCGATCCTGGTGGGCGCGGAGACCGTGCGCCGGGACAACCCCCGGTTGCTGGTCCGGTCGCCCGCCCGGCGGGCGGCACGGGAGCAGCCGCCCCTGCGGGTGGTGCTCAGCCGCAGCGGCCGGCTCGATCCGGCGGCCGCGGTGTTCGGCCCCGGCGCTCCGACGGTCGTCTACCGGGGCGAACCGTTGCCCGTGGTCCTCGACGACCTGGTGTCGCGGGGCGTGCGCCGGCTACTCGTCGAGGGCGGTGGCACCGTGCAGGCCCAGTTCCTCACCGCCGGCTTCGTCGACGAACTGCACCTGGTCGTCGCGCCGTTCTTCGTCGGCGACCCGGCCGCGCCGCGGTTCGCGGGCCCCGGCCGTTACCCCCACGGTGCCGCCGACCGCATGCGCCTGGCCGAGGTCCGCCCGATCGGCGACGTCGTGCTGATCCGGTACCTGCTGGGGCCACCCGATGGGGATTGA